In the Triticum aestivum cultivar Chinese Spring chromosome 2B, IWGSC CS RefSeq v2.1, whole genome shotgun sequence genome, TGCTTGCCTTGCCAAGCAGACGGTGCAGATGAACGTGCATCTCTACTTCTCGTGCTAGTAGNNNNNNNNNNNNNNNNNNNNNNNNNNNNNNNNNNNNNNNNNNNNNNNNNNNNNNNNNNNNNNNNNNNNNNNNNNNNNNNNNNNNNNNNNNNNNNNNNNNNNNNNNNNNNNNNNNNNNNNNNNNNNNNNNNNNNNNNNNNNNNNNNNNNNNNNNNNNNNNNNNNNNNNNNNNNNNNNNNNNNNNNNNNNNNNNNNNNNNNNNNNNNNNNNNNNNNNNNNNNNNNNNNNNNNNNNNNNNNNNNNNNNNNNNNNNNNNNNNNNNNNNNNNNNNNNNNNNNNNNNNNNNNNNNNNNNNNNNNNNNNNNNNNNNNNNNNNNNNNNNNNNNNNNNNNNNNNNNNNNNNNNNNNNNNNNNNNNNNNNNNNNNNNNNNNNNNNNNNNNNNNNNNNNNNNNNNNNNNNNNNNNNNNNNNNNNNNNNNNNNNNNNNNNNNNNNNNNNNNNNNNNNNNNNNNNNNNNNNNNNNNNNNNNNNNNNNNNNNNNNNNNNNNNNNNNNNNNNNNNNNNNNNNNNNNNNNNNNNNNNNNNNNNNNNNNNNNNNNNNNNNNNNNNNNNNNNNNNNNNNNNNNNNNNNNNNNNNNNNNNNNNNNNNNNNNNNNNNNNNNTGTTGTAGACAAGACAAGCATAATTTGATTCATTTAGATTGCAAACAAAATGTACGTGATGACCTTGATTTGCACATTCATTCTTGGCCCGGGAGTGATTAAGTTTTGGACCGCGAGAACTGCGGAACACCATGTACGAGCATATGGCAATTCCGAACATTTTCGATGACAAGTTATTCATCTATGCCGCACCTACCCAAAGTCCTAAAACCTATAAGGGCGTATAATTTTTATGCCCCCGCCGGAAAAGCCCTCCAAACAGCCTAAATATACTCGGCGCCTGCACGGCGAGTAAAAGTTACGCGCCTCTTTCTCCGGCCGATGCCGCCTCGACGTGTCGCCGTCGGTACCGATGACCGCCCTCATCACCAGAATGGATAGCCAAGACGCTTCTGCCACCCCGCCGGCTTGTCGTCGCCAGtagccgccccgcgccaccgcctgCGTCGATAAAAAGGTTGGGGATGAAAAAGCTCAACCGGCCAAAAGCACCGGGGCCAACCGCGCCAAAGGCCGCCAGGGTGGCGACTGTCTCTTCGGCGACGGTCGGCCGCCCTCCACCGCTGCCGCGACGCCAAGAGAGCTAGAAAACCGACGGCCACGTCGTCCGCCCTCGCCGAGGAGgccacgaagaagaagaagaagaagaagaagaagaagaagaagaagaagaagaagaagaagaagaagaactgtgTTTCTCGTAAAAACTAAAAACACAactttgtttttctctttttgaGTGTACTTCTCGCGGAAGCTAATTTGCACTTCCATGAGAACAAAAAAGTGCTTCTTGTGGAAgtatattttttttgaattgtgtTTCCGGCAGAAGCAAATCTATGCTTCTCGGGGAagcattttttttcttctgtgcTTTCACGAGAAACAAGTCTGCTTCTTGTGGAAGCATATTTTTCTCGAAAAGCACAATTATACTTCTCACGGAAGCAAGCAAATCCATACTTTCACGCGAAGCAAATCTGTACTTATCGTGGAATCACAATTTTTTTTTGAGAAGTATAGTTGTGCTTCGTAATTTTTTTTCTCCAAAACCTAGATAAAACCGAAAAGCTGAGAACCCccgaaaaataataatctaaaaccTGAAAATGcgtaccaaaaaataaaaaaaaaactgaaatttaaaGAGAGTGCGCAGCAAGCGACATGTGACGGTGGCTAGACGCACCACTTACGCGCTCCCAGGCCACAAAAAAAGACCCTTGCGGGAGACCAATGTGTAACCGTCGGTTTGTTGCTCTCCCAAAGGCAGCCCTGGAAGCAATTCACTTCTTAGCCGGAAGCGCGGGGCATTCCTACATTCGGCTTATAGCGATCTGGAACATAGCATCGCCTCAAGCGAGTGTACGATCGGCCAACCCAAGTAGCGTTaggttcatttttttcttttccacTTTTTTAATTTTGTCATTcaatttaaaataattaaaatataatAAATATTTCCAAAATTAATTCACTTAAGTAGTTCATCACGCACTCAAAAATGTTCACATAACTTTTAAAAAATGTCAATAGCATTTAAGAAATGTACATGTCATTTCTTAAAAATATTCCTGCATTGTTGGAAAAAAAATTTACAACACAAAAAAAAGTCCGTGTAGTATAATGTTTTGTAGCATTCAATGTTTaacttaatttttttaaaatattcatgcATTTTAAAATTATGCATGTGATAGTTTGAAAATTATTTATACAATATAAAAAAAATAATCATGTTGTTTTGTAAATATGTTTCATGCCATTAAAAAATAtacaacatatatttgaaaaatatttaacacatattcaaaaaaaatgttcgAAACATGTATTTAAtaaatttatattatttatttgagaaatgttcaacgtgtatcaaATGAATGTTACACACGTGTATCAAAATTGTACAATGTGTACTGGAAAAGTTGGAATGTGCTTAAAAATTTGAaaggaaaataaaattaaaaaataaaaaaaagtgatGAACGTAGAAAAGACAATGAAAAGAAACAAAGAATCAAAGTGAAAATCAAGaataaaaaatcaaaagaaaactgaagaaaaacCAGAGCAGAACCATACGACCCAGCCAGCCACTAAGGGGACTCCTTGAGGCCTTGTACAATGGAATGTGCTTAAggaaggtgcttagagaaataaagcaAGTTTTTCTTAAGCACCGATACTTTTTTTTTGCGGAAACACTTGTATTACCCAAATAACAATGCCTTTACAATCATCAAGGGATATACCCAAGACCTCCTCTGGCCCAGATCCCAGCTAAGTCATAGTTCGCCCCTCAACTCGAGCAAACCTAGTCAAACTATCACTAGCTTTATTCTGGACTCTCATAATATGAATAACACAAGTTTGTCTAAGACGCAACAGTAGTCTAATTTCATTCACCAAAGCAGCATAGATTGAACGATCAACTTCGCAAGAGGATACCATAGACACTGCCAAGCTAGAATCCGATTCGATAGCAATGGGCAAACACTTAGTTAGAGGTCTCTTCTGTAAAAATAAACATCGGTGCTTTAAAAAACTCGGTGTATTTTTCTAAACACCTCTCTAAACACATAGCATTGTATAAGGCGTGAGGCGACGCTATGTTACAGGTCGCAGTAGGCGACGTATAGGTCTGGCGGGCAGCGAGTGGCGAAAATAACCCTTATCCACACAAGCCACACGGAGGCACAATGACGCTCTGTGGCTCCTGGGGACGGCAGCGGCAAATACACAGCCAGGCATCGCGAACCAGAAGATCGCTACCCAGCCAAGCAAAACACGGAGGCCACCAGAGCATGGCGACCACGGCGGCCTCGTCGTTGCTCTCCCCGGCGGCAAAGTTCGCGCTCCTGAGCCGGTACCCAAGCGCCAAAACTGCACCACGTAGCGTCCGGTTCCCCCCGGTGCGAGCCCAGCAGGAGGTGAAAGAGGAGGAGCCCGCGGCGACCGTGCCGCCGCTGCAGgaggagcaggcgacggcggcggcggcggcgaagggcccCGCGCAGTCGCTGCCGCGGCAGCCGCTGGCGGAGAGCAAGAACATGGGGCGGGAGTACGGCAGCCAGTGGCTGAGCTGCACGACGCGGCACGTGCGCATCTACGCCGCGTACATCGACCCGGAGACCAACGCCTTCGACCAGACGCAGACGGACAAGCTCACGCTCATGCTCGACCCCACCGAGGAGTTCGTCTGGACCGACGAGACATGCCAGATGGTCTACAACGAGTTCCAGAACCTCGTCGACCACTACGAGGTAAATCGGCCATCCCATTCGTGCACACTGCTCCCGTGAGAAATCCCAGTGAGTAACCACGTGGCTAAACTGAACATTTTCATGTTCATTTGATTCTGCCACATTTACCAAAAATTTAGAAACTAGCTTTATCCAACAGAATTCTCTAGCATCGTAGCGAGAAATGCATAGTCATGCCTCGTTGATGGGAGTGTTGGGCTGACCTGGTTACAATTCTGCTGCTGTTACACAGGGAGCTCCACTGTCAGAGTACACGCTTCGTCTCATCGGCTCTGATCTTGAGCACTACATCCGCAAGCTGCTCTATGACGGGGAGATCAAGTACAACATGAGGTCCAGAGTGCTCAACTTTAGCATGGGCAAACCCCGCGTCAAATTCAACAGCAGCCAGATCCCAGATGTAAAATAGATATATCCTATACAACTCGGCGAGCTCACGAGTTGTACACACTTGCTCTTCCATCAGAGAGTAGCATTTACGAGACCATTCCAACACATATACAAAACAATGCATTGTAGACGTTTAACAACCAAGTCTCATATAAATGTGTTCTTTCAACAATGCTCTGTATGCCAACATCTTGGCTACATAATCAACATAAAGACATTAAGGCACGTTGTCATCCCGCCTTATAGTTCTCTTATAGTTCTGAATGTTTTGCATCTTCACCTAGAGAGGGTTATAGATTACTCTGCTATATTAACAGACGACTTGCTCTTCCCGAGTCCTAGTTCACATAATCTATGATAAAAAGTTTGGGTTAGTACTATGGTGTAACACATATATGCCTCATACTCATCTCCCTCGACGCAgtatctatcacatttcgtgatagttTCTTTGTAAAGGGATTTGCCAGGTTTTTAGTTGTTTTAACATATGTAACAACAGAGTTGCTCAATTTTCTTACAGACTTCAAACGTCCCTTCACGTGTCTTGAGAACTTCATATTATTCTTAGAATTGTTCACTTTGACGATAACCGTTTGATGGTCACAATTCATAACAATAGTCGGCACCGGTTGTTCAACCAGGCAACTCCATCAAGAGTTCAAACAACTAGTCTGATTCAATAGTAGTTGTGACTAAAGCAGTAAGTTCCGCTTCAATGGTTGCCTTGTTAAAATGCTTTGCTTACAATACCTTCATGACACCACAACACTTCCATGTGTAAAAATATACCCACTTGTGCCATAGAGCACATCAACATCAGAAATCTAGTTTGAATCACTATATCATTCGAGTACGGCAGGATGCCCTTAACAGTGAATTCCATAACTCATTGTACCACTTAGATAGAAAGACCATAtcaagtgcatgccaatgatcatcatcCAAGTTTGACATTAACCTGCTCAGTTTGCTCACATCAAAAGTTATATCTGGTCTTGTTGCGCCAGCTAAGTACATGCGTGCATGATAATTTAAGAGTATCTTAATTGATTTGTCGTTTCTTTCGTGCTCTTTCAAAGTGTCACAatgggatcataaggtgttggagaaggctttGCTGTCTATAAAGCCAAAGCTTCTCAAGACCTTCTCAATATGGTGATATTGTGTCAAAGTAATCCCACTCCGGTTCTTAATCAGATTGATGCTTAGAATCACATCAACTTCTCCCAGATATTTCATATCAAAACTTTATAGAAGACTTGACCTCATTGGTCACATCAATGTTTGTATCAAAAattagtatgtcatccacatacaaacataatataacACCTCCGCCCTCCATGGTGATAATAAACACACCTATCAACCTCATTAATGACAAAGCCTGTACAAGCTAGAGTTATGTCAAACTTCTCATGCATTGCTTAGGTCCTTGTTTCAAGCCATACAAAGACTTTAACAACTTGCATGCATTCATCTCTCCGCCTTTTACCAGAAATCCatcaggctgatccatatagatttcctattccaactctccatttaggaaagttgTCTTCGCGTCCATTTGATGAACTATAAGACCATAAGAGGTAGCTAGGAAAATAGTACTCTAATGGCGGTCAGTCTAGCGACTAGTGAATAGGTACCAAAGTAGTCTCtgccttctttctgagtgtagcccttggccacaagccatATCTTGTTCTTTCCAATAGTACCAGTTAGCTGAAGCTTAATTTTTTTAATGATTCGGTACAACCTACAGGTTTACAACCATACGGTCAATAAGGTAGCTCCAATATCCCACTAAAAATAActgagtccatctcattatgactagtttctttccaatcatctacatctGGAGATGCATATGCCTCTACAATAGATTTGGGAGTGTCATCCATAAGGTATATATACAATTAAATCATTACGAGTGGATTTTGCAATCCTATGTGTCTTACCCTTCACAAGTgcttcattgttatccttctcaaggacttcctcattGTTATCCATCAGGCTGATCCATACCGATGCACTAGATTCAGAAAATATCTCGGCAGCAATTCTACTAGTGATATGTCAATTACACCACAGGTGCCTGAACTTGGCAATAAAAGtcagtttggtgctaaaacttGTGGCATACATTGAATCGGTAACAAAACTTGGTTtgggcgtgttggaaatatgccctagaggcaataataaaagtattattatatttcaatgttcatgataattgtcttttattcatgctataactgtattatccgaaaatcgtaatacacgtgtgaatacaaagaccacaatatgtccctagtgagcctctagttgactagctcgttgtgatcaacagatagtcatggtttcctggctatggacattggatgtcgttgataacgggatcaaatcattaggagaatgatgtgatggacaagacccaatcctaagcatagcacaaagat is a window encoding:
- the LOC123046158 gene encoding NAD(P)H-quinone oxidoreductase subunit M, chloroplastic — translated: MATTAASSLLSPAAKFALLSRYPSAKTAPRSVRFPPVRAQQEVKEEEPAATVPPLQEEQATAAAAAKGPAQSLPRQPLAESKNMGREYGSQWLSCTTRHVRIYAAYIDPETNAFDQTQTDKLTLMLDPTEEFVWTDETCQMVYNEFQNLVDHYEGAPLSEYTLRLIGSDLEHYIRKLLYDGEIKYNMRSRVLNFSMGKPRVKFNSSQIPDVK